One region of Hymenobacter sediminicola genomic DNA includes:
- a CDS encoding universal stress protein — translation MNPAILMLTNLSAAAERAAQTAAILGLPLHMRLVLLHLYHDPLLDPELVVITTAQAYRTQAETAASLQALAQRLALPAEVTTSTAALSEAVQAALHHYQPLLLSMGLSKEHDLLDRLLHNQMLPVLRATHHPLLLVPENGPLPRLPHRVALAVDADPFCPSIASQALVSLLASWQAAYTVVHVAAPEEQEAFAGQRALTNVRHSKLLPAATPLELYQERELLPAAGVLQALEDTQADLLILIARPRSFMGRLFHHSVTMEVLRNCRIPVLLLPASTTDLPRWMPTMT, via the coding sequence ATGAATCCGGCCATTCTGATGCTCACCAACTTGTCGGCCGCAGCAGAACGGGCCGCACAGACGGCAGCAATACTGGGGCTGCCGCTGCATATGCGCTTGGTGTTGCTGCACCTCTATCATGACCCGCTGCTGGATCCGGAGTTGGTCGTAATCACTACGGCGCAGGCCTACCGCACGCAGGCTGAAACCGCGGCTTCTCTACAGGCGCTGGCGCAGCGTTTGGCGCTGCCAGCCGAAGTAACCACCTCAACTGCCGCCCTGAGCGAGGCGGTGCAGGCGGCCCTGCACCACTACCAACCCTTGCTGCTGAGTATGGGCTTAAGCAAGGAGCACGATTTGCTGGACAGACTGCTGCATAACCAAATGCTTCCTGTGCTGCGCGCCACGCACCACCCGTTGCTGCTGGTACCTGAGAACGGGCCACTACCACGGTTGCCACACCGCGTGGCACTGGCCGTCGATGCCGATCCTTTTTGCCCAAGTATAGCCAGCCAAGCGCTGGTTTCGCTGCTAGCCAGCTGGCAGGCGGCCTACACGGTAGTGCATGTAGCAGCCCCAGAGGAACAAGAAGCCTTTGCGGGGCAGCGCGCCCTGACCAACGTGCGCCATAGCAAGCTGCTGCCCGCCGCCACGCCGCTGGAGCTCTACCAGGAGCGTGAACTGCTGCCAGCGGCAGGTGTGCTTCAGGCCCTCGAAGACACGCAGGCCGACCTACTCATCCTCATTGCACGCCCCCGCAGTTTTATGGGGCGGCTCTTTCACCATAGTGTTACGATGGAAGTGTTGCGCAACTGCCGCATTCCGGTGCTCCTACTGCCCGCTTCAACTACGGACTTACCTCGCTGGATGCCTACCATGACCTGA
- a CDS encoding universal stress protein, whose product MSPSLVVLTDFFAVSNRALSYAAGLAMPLHAHLVLLHVRHDGLLSPAEYASRHTPPGEFRTDYALLDLAARQPVPAEVDVSEQYLPDAVAEAVRRHEPLLLILGRPGSATTPEEVVVSTAMDLLRHAPHPLLIVPTVGWDTFPPRRLLLAVDGQPFQLCPHHDVLRQLLRATQGSVEVIHVTDDEHMRTSAGAILDSIRANDMVDPLPATALHNLYQPTIVGGVLQEAARLEGDMLVVVARRHSLLGSLFHRSITAQLLQESPIPVLLLPAED is encoded by the coding sequence ATGAGTCCTTCCCTGGTTGTCCTGACTGATTTCTTCGCTGTTTCGAACCGGGCGCTTTCCTATGCGGCTGGGTTGGCAATGCCGCTGCACGCACATCTGGTGCTACTGCATGTGCGCCACGACGGCCTGCTTTCGCCCGCTGAATATGCCAGCCGCCATACACCACCCGGCGAGTTCCGCACCGACTATGCCCTGCTGGACCTGGCCGCCCGCCAGCCCGTACCGGCCGAAGTAGACGTGTCGGAGCAATACCTGCCCGATGCTGTGGCCGAAGCCGTGCGCCGGCACGAGCCTCTGCTGCTGATACTGGGCAGGCCCGGCTCGGCTACCACACCCGAAGAAGTGGTGGTGAGTACGGCCATGGACCTACTGCGCCACGCGCCTCATCCTCTGCTGATAGTTCCAACCGTTGGCTGGGATACATTTCCACCGCGCCGTCTGCTGCTAGCTGTGGATGGGCAGCCCTTCCAGCTCTGTCCTCACCATGATGTGCTGCGCCAGCTGCTACGTGCCACCCAGGGTAGCGTGGAAGTAATCCATGTTACTGATGACGAGCACATGCGCACCAGCGCCGGTGCCATCCTCGACAGCATCCGGGCCAACGATATGGTAGACCCGCTGCCAGCTACTGCCCTGCATAACCTGTACCAACCCACCATTGTGGGAGGCGTGTTGCAGGAAGCGGCCCGTCTCGAAGGCGACATGCTGGTAGTAGTAGCCCGGCGCCACAGCCTGCTCGGCAGCCTGTTTCACCGCAGTATCACGGCCCAACTGCTGCAGGAAAGCCCCATTCCGGTATTGCTGCTGCCCGCCGAAGACTAG
- a CDS encoding DUF4268 domain-containing protein, with the protein MYSKTEVTQLRQAFWTTFGQYMAPVPSAEGVPTNWINYKTGLKHVYFRMQADGRRASIGIEFTHPDAGVRELFFEQFLELKTLLHETLGETWRWEADTVDANGQPLSRIFTELTPVNLFSRDDWPALISFFKPRLMALDEFWSNAQYAFDALR; encoded by the coding sequence ATGTACAGTAAAACAGAAGTAACCCAACTACGTCAGGCTTTCTGGACCACATTTGGGCAATATATGGCTCCGGTGCCTTCGGCCGAAGGAGTCCCGACGAACTGGATAAACTATAAAACCGGCCTCAAGCATGTTTACTTTCGGATGCAGGCCGATGGCCGCCGTGCTTCCATCGGCATTGAGTTCACCCACCCCGATGCGGGTGTACGGGAGCTGTTTTTCGAGCAGTTTCTGGAGCTAAAAACGCTGTTGCATGAAACCCTGGGCGAAACCTGGCGCTGGGAAGCCGACACCGTAGATGCCAACGGCCAACCTTTGAGCCGCATTTTCACTGAGCTGACACCCGTCAACCTGTTCAGCCGCGACGACTGGCCCGCCCTGATTTCCTTCTTCAAGCCCCGCCTGATGGCGCTGGATGAGTTTTGGAGCAATGCGCAGTACGCTTTTGATGCCCTACGGTAG
- a CDS encoding HIRAN domain-containing protein has translation MADASALVLLECLVAGTTHRPGLRDYEPQLKPGQMLALQREADSAYDDWAVQVHTTAPDAMWLGYLPEGRNETIARLLDAGFPLSARLTHKAWEDDWLHLEIEVLLPTK, from the coding sequence ATGGCCGATGCCTCCGCCCTTGTTCTGCTCGAATGCCTGGTAGCTGGCACTACGCACCGCCCCGGCCTACGCGACTATGAGCCGCAGCTGAAGCCTGGCCAGATGCTGGCGCTCCAACGGGAAGCCGATAGCGCCTACGACGACTGGGCCGTGCAAGTACACACAACTGCCCCCGATGCCATGTGGCTGGGCTACTTGCCTGAAGGACGCAACGAAACCATTGCCCGGCTGCTGGATGCTGGCTTTCCCCTCTCGGCTCGCCTTACGCACAAGGCTTGGGAAGATGACTGGCTGCACTTGGAAATAGAAGTGCTGCTACCAACGAAATAA
- a CDS encoding DUF3575 domain-containing protein, translated as MMRSFFLLITGLGLSGAAYAQVAAPQLHPDRLLLKTAPLTLFDPSTSALMLGLEFRPVPRIGLELDYGFRFSPLQLFYWNQNKDNIRYQKIKLEGRYYIPRSERKQWYVAAEAFYVPQSYDLKSGTYERGDERRAYDGAHIEREVRGVALKAGLMQRLGQRLWLDMALGLGIRQREVRYQTLNERTADPLFDAPNQNFLAATPDPGRSTRIAPAAALRIGYTLLR; from the coding sequence ATGATGCGTTCCTTTTTTCTGTTGATAACCGGCTTGGGCCTTTCTGGCGCTGCCTACGCTCAGGTGGCGGCTCCGCAGCTACACCCCGACCGGCTTCTGCTTAAAACAGCACCTCTTACTCTTTTCGACCCCAGCACCAGCGCCCTGATGCTGGGTCTGGAGTTTCGGCCGGTGCCGCGTATTGGGCTGGAGCTCGACTATGGCTTTCGGTTTTCGCCGCTGCAGCTTTTCTACTGGAACCAGAACAAAGACAACATCCGCTACCAGAAAATCAAGCTGGAAGGCCGCTACTACATTCCCCGCTCGGAACGGAAGCAGTGGTACGTAGCGGCAGAAGCATTTTATGTACCGCAGAGCTACGATCTGAAAAGTGGCACTTACGAGCGAGGTGACGAGCGGCGGGCGTATGACGGCGCGCATATTGAGCGGGAAGTACGCGGAGTTGCCCTGAAAGCAGGCCTTATGCAACGGCTGGGGCAGCGGCTGTGGTTGGATATGGCGCTAGGCTTGGGAATCCGGCAGCGCGAGGTACGCTACCAAACGCTGAACGAGCGTACGGCAGACCCTCTTTTCGATGCGCCCAACCAGAACTTCCTGGCCGCCACACCTGACCCTGGCCGCAGCACGCGCATAGCACCGGCCGCGGCGCTACGCATAGGCTATACCCTGCTGCGGTAA
- the ruvB gene encoding Holliday junction branch migration DNA helicase RuvB, with product MREPFLTGGNDHMDATEKDIDKALRPLSFDDFAGQDKVVENLKVFVAAAKQRGDALDHVLLHGPPGLGKTTLSHIIANELQSGIKMTSGPVLDKPSDLAGLLTNLETHDVLFIDEIHRLNPVVEEYLYSAMEDYRIDIMLDSGPNARSVQISLSPFTLIGATTRSGMLTSPLRARFGISSRLEYYDSKLLTSIVQRSSEILGTPIYEDAAYEIARRSRGTPRIANNLLRRTRDFAQIKGDGSITMDIAQFALNALDVDARGLDDMDKRILTTIIDKFKGGPVGISTIATACGEEGETIEEVYEPFLIQEGYIKRTSRGREATEAAYLHLGRAMPQHLRGNSATGELFS from the coding sequence ATGCGCGAACCGTTTCTAACAGGCGGCAACGACCACATGGACGCCACCGAAAAAGACATTGATAAGGCACTACGCCCTCTTTCCTTCGATGATTTCGCAGGGCAGGATAAAGTAGTTGAGAACCTGAAAGTATTTGTGGCGGCAGCCAAGCAGCGAGGTGATGCCTTGGACCACGTGTTGCTGCATGGCCCTCCCGGCTTGGGCAAAACCACCCTTTCGCACATCATTGCCAACGAGCTGCAGTCGGGCATTAAGATGACCAGCGGCCCGGTGCTCGATAAGCCTTCGGACCTGGCCGGCCTGCTCACCAACCTGGAGACGCACGATGTGCTGTTCATTGATGAGATTCACCGCCTGAATCCGGTAGTAGAGGAGTATTTGTACTCGGCTATGGAGGATTACCGCATCGACATTATGCTCGATTCAGGTCCGAATGCCCGGTCGGTGCAGATTTCGTTGTCGCCGTTTACGCTGATTGGGGCTACTACTCGCTCCGGCATGCTCACGTCGCCGCTGCGGGCGCGTTTCGGCATTAGCTCCCGCCTCGAGTACTACGATTCCAAGCTGCTAACCAGCATCGTGCAGCGCTCTTCCGAAATCCTGGGCACCCCGATTTACGAAGATGCCGCCTACGAAATAGCGCGCCGCTCGCGCGGTACGCCGCGTATTGCCAACAACCTGTTGCGCCGTACCCGCGACTTTGCCCAGATCAAAGGGGATGGCAGCATTACGATGGATATTGCTCAGTTTGCCCTCAATGCCCTCGACGTGGATGCCCGTGGCCTCGACGACATGGACAAGCGTATCCTGACTACCATTATCGATAAGTTCAAAGGTGGTCCGGTGGGTATCAGCACTATTGCCACGGCTTGCGGCGAAGAGGGCGAAACCATTGAGGAAGTGTACGAGCCGTTCCTGATTCAGGAAGGCTACATCAAGCGTACCAGCCGCGGCCGCGAAGCTACGGAAGCAGCTTACCTGCACTTAGGCCGGGCTATGCCGCAGCACCTGCGCGGTAACTCAGCTACTGGGGAGCTGTTTAGCTAA
- the queG gene encoding tRNA epoxyqueuosine(34) reductase QueG: MLPTAHYTAFIKRRAAELGFMYCGISEAGFLEEEAPRLENWLNRNMHGQMSYMANHFDKRLDPRLLVDGAKSVISLLLNYYPPQETQQPDDTLKISKYAYGRDYHFVIKDKLKTLLADMQAEIGEIGGRCFVDSAPVLDKAWARKSGAGWVGKNSNLITPGVGSFYFIAELIVDVPLDYDGLIKDYCGTCTKCVDACPTQAITEPYVVDGSKCISYFTIELKDQIPREVEGKFGNWVFGCDICQDVCPWNRFSKPHQEPQFNPHPGLKDMTASDWQEITHELFSELFRQSAVKRTGYAGLMRNIRFVTEE, encoded by the coding sequence ATGCTCCCAACCGCTCACTATACTGCCTTTATCAAGCGCCGCGCGGCAGAACTGGGCTTTATGTATTGCGGCATTTCGGAGGCGGGCTTTCTGGAAGAAGAAGCGCCGCGGCTTGAAAACTGGCTGAACCGCAACATGCACGGCCAGATGAGCTACATGGCTAACCATTTCGACAAGCGCCTTGATCCGCGCCTGCTCGTGGACGGAGCAAAATCAGTCATCTCGCTACTTCTGAACTACTACCCGCCTCAGGAAACCCAGCAACCCGACGACACGCTTAAAATTAGCAAGTACGCGTACGGCCGCGACTACCACTTCGTCATCAAAGACAAGTTGAAAACGCTGCTGGCTGACATGCAGGCGGAGATTGGGGAAATAGGGGGGCGGTGTTTCGTGGATTCGGCGCCGGTGCTGGACAAGGCTTGGGCCCGCAAAAGCGGCGCGGGTTGGGTAGGCAAAAATTCCAACCTGATTACGCCCGGCGTGGGCTCATTCTACTTCATTGCCGAACTGATTGTGGATGTGCCCCTCGACTACGACGGTCTTATCAAGGACTATTGCGGCACCTGTACCAAATGCGTGGACGCCTGCCCCACGCAGGCCATTACCGAGCCCTACGTAGTGGATGGCAGCAAGTGTATCAGCTACTTCACTATCGAGCTGAAAGACCAGATTCCGCGGGAGGTAGAAGGCAAATTCGGCAATTGGGTATTTGGCTGCGACATCTGCCAGGATGTGTGCCCCTGGAACCGCTTCTCCAAGCCCCACCAAGAGCCTCAATTCAATCCGCACCCTGGCCTAAAGGATATGACTGCGTCTGACTGGCAGGAGATTACGCACGAACTGTTTTCGGAGCTGTTCCGGCAGTCGGCAGTAAAGCGCACTGGCTATGCGGGGCTCATGCGCAACATTCGCTTCGTAACAGAGGAGTAG
- a CDS encoding ferritin-like domain-containing protein — MNILKLLANLAETNPEQLEQSAPRRAALESLGRFSAKALAAALPFGLATLPAQARTTLTILDSLDLALQLERLQEALYTRALAVTGAFFPADPTFRASILAMQRHQQQHIVLLTDAIAASGSTASAPANYDFTGTKNGTQPALFADVFTDFDQFLRLAQLLEDAGVRAYKGQVEFLSTNDFILQTALQLHATEARHAARIRMMRKQRGATVKPWPSPTDTSITVVGKTDIAYAGEDALQQYLPDFRPVPFQLLPIGFPGSTVLTQGVPEAFDEPLTSAQATALLALFTY; from the coding sequence ATGAATATTCTGAAACTTCTGGCCAACCTGGCCGAAACAAACCCGGAACAGCTGGAGCAGTCGGCTCCGCGGCGGGCTGCCTTGGAAAGCCTGGGCCGCTTCAGCGCTAAAGCGCTGGCTGCAGCACTGCCTTTCGGGCTGGCTACTCTGCCAGCTCAGGCCCGCACAACGCTCACCATCCTCGATTCTCTGGACCTAGCTCTGCAATTGGAGCGGCTGCAGGAAGCACTTTATACCCGTGCATTGGCGGTTACGGGTGCTTTCTTCCCTGCCGACCCTACTTTCCGAGCCTCTATTTTGGCAATGCAGCGCCATCAGCAGCAGCATATCGTGCTACTGACAGATGCTATTGCCGCCTCAGGCAGTACTGCTTCAGCTCCCGCCAACTACGATTTCACGGGCACTAAAAACGGCACCCAGCCAGCCCTATTTGCCGATGTATTCACCGATTTCGACCAGTTTCTGCGCTTGGCACAGCTGCTGGAAGATGCCGGCGTACGTGCTTACAAAGGCCAGGTGGAATTTCTGAGCACGAATGATTTTATCCTGCAGACTGCTCTGCAACTCCATGCTACCGAAGCCCGCCACGCCGCCCGCATCCGAATGATGCGTAAGCAGCGTGGTGCTACCGTGAAGCCTTGGCCCAGCCCTACCGATACTAGCATTACGGTAGTGGGCAAAACCGACATTGCTTATGCCGGCGAAGACGCCCTACAACAGTACCTGCCCGATTTCCGTCCGGTACCGTTCCAGCTACTTCCCATCGGATTCCCTGGCTCCACTGTCCTGACGCAGGGCGTACCCGAGGCGTTTGACGAGCCTCTGACTTCGGCTCAGGCTACTGCACTTCTAGCCCTTTTCACCTATTAG
- a CDS encoding ferritin-like domain-containing protein, protein MHDNSFLARTIHRRSFFRVAGAGAAASALMLAGCAKEEDNNPTPINQQLVIGKADSVNFTVLNYAYLLEQLEAAFYDKVVTTPPADLLPGELAYLTDLRDHELIHREYLKVALGSNAYDASFVTQFAFDFSSLTLTTRQGVWTAAQRLEDIGVAAYNGVAKHITTTGYLKMLAKLASVEARHAALAHEVLQAGSWAATIGTTGLDAAKTPLEVVALIQPFVPIEISTAYLPTT, encoded by the coding sequence ATGCACGACAACTCTTTTCTGGCGCGTACTATCCACCGCCGTTCTTTCTTTCGCGTAGCCGGGGCCGGCGCGGCTGCTTCGGCCCTGATGCTGGCTGGCTGCGCCAAAGAAGAAGATAATAACCCTACCCCTATCAACCAGCAATTGGTTATTGGCAAGGCAGATAGTGTAAATTTCACTGTTCTGAACTATGCCTACCTGCTGGAGCAACTGGAAGCCGCCTTCTATGATAAGGTAGTGACCACGCCGCCCGCCGATTTGCTGCCCGGTGAGTTGGCTTATCTGACGGATCTGCGCGACCATGAGCTTATTCACCGCGAGTATCTGAAGGTTGCTCTGGGCTCTAATGCGTATGATGCCAGCTTCGTAACGCAGTTTGCGTTCGATTTTTCCTCACTCACGCTCACCACGCGCCAGGGCGTCTGGACGGCTGCTCAACGGCTGGAAGACATTGGTGTGGCAGCCTATAATGGCGTTGCCAAGCACATTACCACCACTGGCTACCTGAAGATGCTGGCGAAACTGGCCTCTGTAGAAGCCCGCCATGCGGCATTGGCTCACGAGGTGCTGCAGGCTGGTTCCTGGGCCGCCACTATCGGCACTACCGGTCTTGATGCCGCCAAAACGCCACTAGAGGTTGTGGCGCTTATTCAGCCTTTCGTGCCAATAGAAATATCCACGGCATACCTGCCAACTACCTAA
- a CDS encoding ferritin-like domain-containing protein, translating to MDIFKLISDIEKVDPEVYDRLDSRRRVFKHLTGVGTKVAAAAVPAFFASVFSKAYGQGTALPSDIAAILNFALKLEYLEALFYTKGVATAGLIPAGAGLTALTNIRDDENKHVAALRGLLGSQAIAPLTDSFFDFTGSKGGTRAPLFADVFSNYQTFLAVAQSFEDTGVRAYKGGAAGLKANDAILEAALNIHSVEARHASHLRLMRRGGPTVAGAGTGASPKSWITGTEGGGAGGAATAAIYGAGNPASNFPAEDNVTQGGIQLQTALASLNFPASAFSEAFDEPLDATTVTNIALNFVVGNSF from the coding sequence ATGGATATTTTCAAGCTCATTTCTGATATCGAGAAAGTAGACCCCGAGGTTTACGACCGTCTTGATTCGCGGCGCCGGGTGTTTAAGCACCTCACAGGTGTTGGCACCAAAGTAGCTGCTGCTGCTGTGCCCGCTTTCTTTGCTTCGGTATTCAGCAAGGCCTACGGCCAGGGCACGGCTCTGCCATCTGATATTGCTGCCATCCTCAACTTCGCTCTGAAGCTAGAGTATCTGGAAGCACTGTTTTATACCAAAGGTGTAGCCACTGCAGGTCTGATTCCGGCAGGTGCCGGCCTGACGGCGCTGACGAACATCCGCGACGACGAAAACAAGCACGTAGCAGCACTGCGCGGCTTGCTGGGCTCACAGGCCATTGCGCCTCTCACAGATTCTTTCTTCGACTTCACCGGCTCCAAGGGCGGCACTCGTGCCCCACTATTCGCCGATGTATTCTCGAATTACCAGACTTTCCTGGCAGTAGCACAGTCGTTTGAAGACACTGGGGTACGTGCTTATAAAGGTGGTGCTGCTGGCCTGAAAGCCAATGACGCTATTCTGGAGGCGGCTCTCAACATTCACTCGGTTGAGGCACGCCATGCTTCTCACCTGCGCCTCATGCGCCGCGGTGGTCCTACGGTGGCCGGTGCCGGCACCGGTGCTTCGCCTAAAAGCTGGATTACTGGTACTGAAGGTGGTGGCGCTGGTGGCGCTGCTACGGCTGCCATCTATGGCGCTGGCAACCCCGCCAGTAACTTCCCCGCTGAAGACAACGTGACGCAGGGCGGTATTCAGCTGCAAACGGCGCTGGCCAGCCTGAACTTCCCGGCTTCGGCCTTCTCAGAAGCCTTCGATGAGCCATTGGATGCAACTACTGTAACTAACATTGCCCTCAACTTTGTGGTTGGCAACAGCTTCTAG
- a CDS encoding ferritin-like domain-containing protein yields the protein MSNNLQNGGDEAEFAKPLLVPIKRRSFFMYAGATAGATALLLSGCDDDDDDNNMSPGTVDVGSGDTGVLNYAYALEQLEAAFYTTLRTGAYYTGLGAGSAEKSALDDLYYHEVIHREAFKALLAGNAIKGLEVNFDGIDFGVRTAAAGAAKLGVLDAAKAFEDLGVAAYNGAGKYITDSAYLTLAGKIVSVEARHAALIRDLISNGTFVGTDIIDSATALEKSKEPSVVVQTANTFLKDGSKLNVSNIK from the coding sequence ATGTCAAACAACCTTCAAAACGGTGGTGACGAAGCAGAGTTTGCTAAGCCGCTTCTGGTCCCTATCAAGCGTCGCTCGTTCTTTATGTATGCTGGCGCCACCGCAGGCGCTACGGCTTTGCTGCTCTCGGGCTGCGATGATGACGACGATGACAACAATATGTCACCCGGAACGGTGGATGTGGGCTCCGGTGATACGGGTGTGCTGAACTACGCCTATGCACTGGAACAGCTGGAAGCCGCTTTCTATACTACGCTCCGCACAGGTGCCTACTATACCGGCCTTGGTGCCGGCAGCGCCGAAAAGTCGGCTCTTGATGATCTGTATTACCATGAGGTGATTCACCGCGAAGCCTTCAAAGCATTGCTGGCTGGCAATGCCATCAAAGGGTTGGAAGTGAACTTCGACGGCATTGACTTCGGGGTGCGTACGGCTGCCGCTGGTGCTGCCAAATTGGGCGTACTGGATGCTGCCAAAGCATTCGAAGACTTGGGAGTAGCAGCCTACAACGGCGCTGGCAAATACATCACCGACTCTGCATACCTGACGCTGGCCGGCAAGATTGTATCCGTAGAAGCACGGCACGCCGCCCTCATCCGCGACCTTATTTCGAACGGCACGTTCGTTGGCACCGACATCATTGACAGTGCCACTGCGCTGGAGAAATCCAAGGAGCCTTCGGTGGTAGTGCAAACGGCCAACACGTTCCTCAAGGACGGCTCGAAACTCAACGTTTCGAACATTAAGTAA
- a CDS encoding BatD family protein, with translation MRRFLFWILFFVFCGFMPQNGYAQPVAKAPIATEDAQIELELGAPVFPVTEYFTISFRLRGGRLERYSAFPDLEGFKKSGKSSTTTTRIVEGRTTTELIITQRYAAYAEGDYVVKPFTMTVNGQVVRSAGATLKVGPAPTAATPGTPPAGGGLQGMGLLDQLFGKPKPQEYVEPKDNAFLALVPDKTSVFVGEGVHIGLYFYLTPTDQGLLDFYNFAGQLPGILRQLRQRTAWEEPFDEQEILPETVTMGGRQFIRFRLYEAEYYPLNAEPLIFPAVALQMVKYRVAKKPAEGLDNRLEGYKTYRTAARSILVKTLPPHPLRDQVPVGSYQLREAIDRTAFRTGQAFTYIFGVEGEGNLAALNAPVLQPQAGLEVYGPDVQQELTRQGGRVGGRKVFQYRFVARRPGALPLDSLLALVYFDPATGRYDTLQPELRPAVRGPVRSAATFRARTDDPFYQNVLFDANSTMQPLEAYRDVSRYANYILLALLAGAAWGWWRARS, from the coding sequence ATGCGTCGGTTTCTGTTCTGGATTCTTTTTTTTGTGTTTTGCGGCTTCATGCCGCAAAACGGCTATGCGCAGCCAGTAGCAAAGGCTCCTATTGCCACAGAAGATGCCCAGATAGAACTAGAACTTGGCGCGCCGGTATTCCCTGTAACAGAGTATTTCACCATCAGCTTCCGGCTCCGCGGTGGGCGTCTGGAGCGATACTCGGCCTTCCCAGACCTGGAGGGCTTCAAGAAAAGCGGCAAATCGAGCACCACTACCACTCGTATTGTAGAGGGCCGCACCACTACCGAGCTTATTATCACGCAGCGCTACGCGGCCTACGCCGAAGGTGACTATGTGGTAAAGCCCTTTACGATGACCGTGAACGGGCAGGTGGTGCGCTCGGCCGGAGCTACGCTTAAAGTGGGTCCGGCACCTACGGCTGCAACGCCCGGTACGCCGCCCGCAGGTGGCGGGCTACAGGGGATGGGGCTGCTCGATCAGCTGTTTGGTAAGCCCAAGCCGCAGGAATACGTGGAGCCTAAAGACAATGCCTTCCTGGCTCTGGTGCCTGACAAGACCAGTGTGTTTGTGGGAGAAGGCGTACACATAGGGCTGTATTTCTACCTGACGCCGACTGACCAGGGCCTGCTGGACTTCTACAACTTTGCCGGACAACTACCGGGCATTCTGCGGCAGTTGCGGCAACGCACGGCCTGGGAAGAACCCTTTGATGAGCAGGAGATTCTGCCGGAAACGGTAACGATGGGCGGACGGCAGTTTATCCGGTTCCGGCTCTACGAAGCCGAGTACTACCCTCTAAATGCAGAGCCGCTAATTTTTCCGGCGGTAGCGCTGCAGATGGTGAAGTACCGGGTGGCCAAAAAACCCGCCGAAGGCCTCGACAACCGGCTGGAAGGTTACAAAACCTACCGTACCGCTGCCCGCTCTATCCTGGTAAAAACGTTGCCCCCGCACCCATTGCGCGACCAGGTGCCAGTGGGCAGCTACCAGTTGCGGGAGGCCATCGACCGGACTGCATTTCGGACCGGACAGGCTTTCACGTACATTTTTGGGGTGGAAGGGGAGGGTAACTTGGCAGCCCTGAACGCGCCAGTTCTGCAGCCGCAGGCGGGCCTGGAAGTATATGGTCCCGATGTGCAACAGGAGCTGACCCGCCAGGGTGGGCGCGTGGGCGGGCGCAAAGTGTTTCAGTACCGATTTGTAGCGCGGCGCCCCGGCGCGCTGCCTCTCGACAGCCTGCTGGCTCTGGTGTACTTCGACCCGGCTACCGGCCGCTATGATACCCTGCAGCCAGAGCTACGGCCGGCTGTACGAGGCCCTGTGCGGAGTGCTGCCACGTTTCGGGCCCGCACCGACGACCCGTTTTATCAGAACGTGCTGTTTGATGCCAATAGCACGATGCAGCCGCTCGAAGCCTACCGCGACGTGAGCCGCTACGCCAACTACATTCTGCTGGCGCTGCTGGCCGGTGCTGCCTGGGGCTGGTGGCGGGCCCGCAGCTAA